From Anopheles coluzzii chromosome 3, AcolN3, whole genome shotgun sequence, the proteins below share one genomic window:
- the LOC120955157 gene encoding uncharacterized protein LOC120955157 isoform X2 encodes MAIRSLRYVASVGANVPKPVACIGGALQQQQPPFIGHIARVGAGAPSTSAAASWSASGTSVRFFSALHHHPSAQGSDRRFDRIVAERNLCAPKVHTMVNARTVATQEISRSIQLFTDKPRNVEKDQQTLRLKQQCDRPAVLIISWLNARQKHLAKYAQLYIDQGFDVFCTHITPWQLLWPVKGTQLVAAEIVKFLKNNDFKHGLVLHGFSVGGYLWGECLVHIARDLPNYQVVLDRVIGQVWDSAADITEISVGVPKALFPKNPTLQSALKKYMLYHMKAFHEPATSHYIRSSQMFHTNLLRCPALFLISKTDPVGTVEANTRVKDSWEQSGVKTTVKCWDRSPHVGHFMKHRDEYVDVLFHHLRQLNLPSLKQDALLRAKL; translated from the exons ATGGCAATCCGATCCCTACGGTATGTGGCCAGCGTCGGTGCGAACGTGCCGAAACCTGTGGCCTGCATCGGTGGTgcgttgcagcagcagcagccgccattcatCGGACACATTGCACGAGTTGGAGCAGGAGCACCCAGCACCAGTGCCGCTGCCAGCTGGTCCGCGTCCGGAACGAGCGTACGGTTCTTCAGCGCACTGCACCACCACCCGTCGGCCCAGGGCAGCGACcgacggttcgatcggatcgtgGCAGAACGTAAC CTCTGTGCCCCGAAAGTGCACACGATGGTAAACGCTCGCACGGTGGCGACGCAGGAAATTAGCCGCAGCATTCAACTGTTCACCGACAAGCCGAGAAATGTGGAAAAGGATCAGCAAACCCTAAG GCTGAAGCAACAGTGTGACCGGCCGGCGGTACTGATCATCTCCTGGCTGAATGCGCGCCAGAAGCATCTGGCCAAGTACGCCCAGCTGTACATCGACCAAGGGTTCGACGTGTTCTGCACGCACATCACGCCCTGGCAGCTGCTGTGGCCCGTCAAGGGAACGCAG TTGGTAGCGGCCGAGATTGTCAAGTTTCTCAAAAACAACGACTTCAAGCACGGACTGGTGCTGCACGGCTTTTCCGTCGGCGGGTACCTGTGGGGCGAGTGTTTGGTGCACATTGCGCGCGATCTGCCCAACTACCAGGTGGTGCTGGATCGCGTCATCGGGCAGGTGTGGGACAGTGCGGCCGACATTACGGAGATATCGGTCGGCGTGCCGAAGGCACTGTTCCCCAAGAATCCAACCCTGCAGAGTGCGTTGAAAAAGTACATGCT GTACCACATGAAGGCTTTCCACGAGCCGGCCACATCGCACTACATCCGCTCGAGCCAGATGTTCCACACGAATCTGCTGCGCTGTCCGGCCCTGTTTCTGATTTCGAAAACCGACCCCGTCGGTACGGTGGAGGCCAACACGCGCGTGAAGGACAGCTGGGAGCAGAGCGGCGTGAAG acGACGGTCAAGTGTTGGGATCGTTCGCCGCACGTCGGCCACTTCATGAAGCATCGGGACGAGTACGTCGATGTGCTGTTCCACCATCTGCGGCAGCTGAATCTACCGAGCCTGAAGCAGGATGCGCTACTGCGGGCCAAACTGTAA
- the LOC120959706 gene encoding uncharacterized protein LOC120959706 produces the protein MVSQATVRCSALVLVVLVFATSVVQSAPQKKFPFAKARLAAPEPEERASAEAVASSQEAASQESASEESLEKIQAKSAQYAYDTSVNDTINDHAIMRQEERNGLSLKGMYSYSDGFFKRTVHYEADDKGYRVVKEINIPIGNGPQVDPHGKADVSSSLTGSYSITADDIAKPQRKGVAASSEEAAASSEEEQPEEDPVASDEEKK, from the coding sequence ATGGTGTCACAGGCTACAGTGCGCTGTTCCgccctggtgctggtggttctGGTGTTTGCCACCAGCGTAGTTCAAAGTGCTCCGCAGAAAAAGTTCCCCTTTGCCAAGGCTCGGTTAGCCGCACCGGAACCGGAAGAGCGAGCAAGCGCGGAAGCAGTGGCATCTTCCCAGGAAGCCGCTTCCCAGGAGTCCGCTAGTGAGGAATCGTTGGAGAAGATCCAAGCCAAGTCGGCTCAGTACGCGTACGATACGTCCGTGAACGATACGATCAACGATCATGCCATCATGCGCCAGGAGGAACGCAATGGGCTGTCGCTGAAGGGCATGTACTCGTACAGCGACGGGTTCTTCAAGCGTACCGTCCACTACGAAGCGGACGACAAGGGCTACCGTGTGGTGAAGGAGATTAACATCCCGATCGGTAACGGACCGCAGGTCGATCCGCACGGCAAGGCGGACGTGTCATCTTCGCTGACCGGTTCGTACTCGATCACCGCCGACGATATTGCCAAACCGCAGCGCAAAGGTGTGGCGGCATCGTCCGAGGAGGCAGC
- the LOC120955156 gene encoding SHC-transforming protein 1, with protein sequence MPRNGEASSGLEKGVSSSKTAPEWLHPDHVIMNEGVTFDVRYIGCLEIKASMKKLDFPTRSQVAKECINRVCEAASLKSSKKRRVDKRVLQCISDTPDMEHAGTNVTLTVSSKYLSLVNVDTGEIIAKHDMPRISFASGGDTDTLDFVAYVAKDLNEWRACYVLECGGSLTQDLIATVGQAFELRYKEFFKQPETQSKFHELTRTDKVYYNDLPDKMPPDLLTENDHHSSSQSHSSSSAKQTRERIPSNLIDLNTPLPCHDYVNDKHANATNNSHSNKSISSSTIVKDVFDMQPFTISSEIQRSQLLTESWYHGSISRAQSEHLLKNDGDFLVRESAGTQGQYVLTGMQNNSPKHLLLIDPEGIVRTKDRVFDSISHLINFHWTNSLPIISAESALLLRHPILRTTDLLSKAKLAHLNLQ encoded by the exons ATGCCACGCAACGGTGAAGCATCGTCCGGGCTGGAGAAAGGGGTCAGCAGCTCGAAAACGGCCCCCGAATGGCTGCATCCGGATCATGTCATCATGAACGAAGGTGTTACGTTTGACGTGCGG TACATCGGATGTTTGGAGATTAAAGCTTCCATGAAAAAGCTTGACTTCCCAACGCGATCACAGGTGGCAAA AGAATGCATAAATCGGGTCTGCGAAGCGGCCAGCCTGAAAAGCTCGAAAAAGCGACGAGTCGACAAGCGTGTGCTGCAGTGCATATCCGATACGCCCGACATGGAGCATGCCGGCACCAACGTCACGCTGACGGTTTCCAGCAAGTACCTGTCGCTGGTGAATGTGGACACGGGCGAGATCATCGCCAAGCACGACATGCCGAGAATATCGTTCGCTTCCGGTGGCGATACG GACACGCTGGACTTTGTGGCGTACGTAGCGAAGGATCTGAACGAATGGCGCGCCTGCTACGTGCTGGAGTGTGGCGGCAGTCTAACGCAGGACCTGATCGCCACCGTCGGCCAAGCGTTCGAGCTGCGGTACAAGGAGTTCTTCAAGCAGCCGGAAACGCAGAGCAAGTTCCACGAGCTGACGCGAACGGACAAGGTGTACTACAATGACCTGCCGGACAAGATGCCGCCCGACCTGCTGACCGAGAACGATCACCATTCGTCGTCGCAGTCGCACAGTTCCTCCAGCGCAAAG CAAACGCGGGAAAGGATACCGAGCAATTTGATCGATCTAAATACGCCGCTTCCCTGTCACGACTACGTGAACGACAAGCATGCAAACGCGACCAACAATTCGCACAGCAATAAGTCAATCTCTTCCAGCACGATCGTAAAGGATGTGTTTGATATGC AACCATTTACCATCTCGTCCGAGATACAAAGGTCGCAGCTGCTGACGGAATCGTGGTACCACGGCAGCATCAGCCGGGCACAGTCCGAGCATCTGCTGAAGAACGATGGCGACTTTCTGGTGCGCGAATCGGCCGGCACGCAAGGCCAGTACGTGCTGACCGGCATGCAGAACAACTCGCCCAAGCACCTGTTGCTGATCGATCCGGAAGGAATC GTACGAACCAAAGATCGAGTCTTCGATAGTATTAGTCACCTTATCAACTTTCACTGGACAAACTCTCTGCCGATCATCTCCGCGGAGAGtgcgttgctgctgcggcatCCGATCCTGCGGACGACCGATCTGCTGTCGAAAGCCAAACTGGCTCACCTAAACCTGCagtag
- the LOC120955157 gene encoding uncharacterized protein LOC120955157 isoform X3: MVNARTVATQEISRSIQLFTDKPRNVEKDQQTLRLKQQCDRPAVLIISWLNARQKHLAKYAQLYIDQGFDVFCTHITPWQLLWPVKGTQLVAAEIVKFLKNNDFKHGLVLHGFSVGGYLWGECLVHIARDLPNYQVVLDRVIGQVWDSAADITEISVGVPKALFPKNPTLQSALKKYMLYHMKAFHEPATSHYIRSSQMFHTNLLRCPALFLISKTDPVGTVEANTRVKDSWEQSGVKTTVKCWDRSPHVGHFMKHRDEYVDVLFHHLRQLNLPSLKQDALLRAKL; the protein is encoded by the exons ATGGTAAACGCTCGCACGGTGGCGACGCAGGAAATTAGCCGCAGCATTCAACTGTTCACCGACAAGCCGAGAAATGTGGAAAAGGATCAGCAAACCCTAAG GCTGAAGCAACAGTGTGACCGGCCGGCGGTACTGATCATCTCCTGGCTGAATGCGCGCCAGAAGCATCTGGCCAAGTACGCCCAGCTGTACATCGACCAAGGGTTCGACGTGTTCTGCACGCACATCACGCCCTGGCAGCTGCTGTGGCCCGTCAAGGGAACGCAG TTGGTAGCGGCCGAGATTGTCAAGTTTCTCAAAAACAACGACTTCAAGCACGGACTGGTGCTGCACGGCTTTTCCGTCGGCGGGTACCTGTGGGGCGAGTGTTTGGTGCACATTGCGCGCGATCTGCCCAACTACCAGGTGGTGCTGGATCGCGTCATCGGGCAGGTGTGGGACAGTGCGGCCGACATTACGGAGATATCGGTCGGCGTGCCGAAGGCACTGTTCCCCAAGAATCCAACCCTGCAGAGTGCGTTGAAAAAGTACATGCT GTACCACATGAAGGCTTTCCACGAGCCGGCCACATCGCACTACATCCGCTCGAGCCAGATGTTCCACACGAATCTGCTGCGCTGTCCGGCCCTGTTTCTGATTTCGAAAACCGACCCCGTCGGTACGGTGGAGGCCAACACGCGCGTGAAGGACAGCTGGGAGCAGAGCGGCGTGAAG acGACGGTCAAGTGTTGGGATCGTTCGCCGCACGTCGGCCACTTCATGAAGCATCGGGACGAGTACGTCGATGTGCTGTTCCACCATCTGCGGCAGCTGAATCTACCGAGCCTGAAGCAGGATGCGCTACTGCGGGCCAAACTGTAA
- the LOC120959072 gene encoding outer dynein arm-docking complex subunit 4, whose translation MSNAKTALGILGGEDELLQSFVRVGLRTDGDDDQQQQQSNVTFSGGASGGGSGGGSGGGAGGSGSGSGAGAGGSGGGGSQTTTIQHQASQGKLDTHLIRQFSDHCSDMSDKNAPRKYRDLFNEPVDVKKRRYFDEVYTDKDRAAAVSIGNFDIKQNLINKRRQERNEALQTEEAEPGAILALGMREIKNGNLDNAVLFISKALEMNNNDQNALVARSRCFLQLGEPGKALQDAETALVLDKNNIRAIYQKAEALYYLGQFEHSLMFFHRGLRLRPELASFRLGVQKTQEAIENTIGNNTKNQPQKKPTKVEKPKTAKRNQLSREELEKRASRRLLGDLYIDKEYLENLIKHPDLRKADTNTEGVSEYAKDAINFLNNRQEFWRQQKPCTSLNAKKINGANGMLPRWL comes from the exons ATGAGCAACGCCAAAACGGCACTGGGAATATTGGGCGGCGAAGATGAGCTGCTCCAAAGCTTTGTACGCGTGGGTCTGAGAACGGACGGTGACGatgaccagcagcagcagcagtcgaatGTAACGTTTTCGGGCGGTGCAAGCGGTGGAGGTagcggtggtggtagtggtggtggtgctggtggaagTGGTAGTGGAAGTGGGGCTGGTGCGGGAGGAAGTGGTGGAGGTGGGTCTCAGACGACCACCATCCAGCATCAGGCCAGCCAGGGCAAGCTGGATACGCATCTGATACGCCAGTTTTCTGACCACTGTTCTGATATGAGTGATAAAAATGCACCCAGAAAGTATCG TGACTTGTTCAACGAGCCGGTGGACGTCAAGAAGCGACGTTACTTCGACGAGGTGTACACCGATAAAGATCGTGCGGCTGCCGTTAGTATAG GAAACTTTGATATAAAGCAAAATCTCATCAACAAACGACGCCAGGAGCGGAACGAGGCGTTACAAACGGAGGAAGCCGAACCGGGTGCCATCCTGGCATTGGGGATGCGTGAGATCAAGAACGGAAACTTGGACAATGCTGTTCTGTTTATTTCCAAG GCACTGGAGATGAACAACAATGATCAGAATGCGTTGGTTGCCAGGAGCCGCTGTTTCTTGCAGCTTGGCGAACCGGGCAAAGCTTTGCAGGATGCGGAGACGGCTCTCGTGCTGGACAAAAACAACATCCGTGCGATCTACCAGAAGGCGGAAGCGCTCTACTATCTGGGCCAGTTCGAGCACAGCTTGATGTTTTTTCACCGTGGTTTGCGCTTGCGTCCGGAGTTGGCTAGCTTTCGGTTGG GTGTTCAAAAAACGCAGGAAGCGATCGAGAATACTATCGGAAATAATACGAAAAACCAGCCGCAAAAGAAACCGACCAAGGTGGAAAAGCCCAAGACCGCCAAACGCAACCAGCTGTCGCGGGAAGAGCTGGAAAAGCGTGCCTCCCGCCGACTGCTGGGCGATCTGTACATTGACAAGGAGTATCTGGAGAACCTGATCAAGCACCCTGATCTGCGCAAGGCGGACACCAACACGGAGGGTGTGTCGGAGTACGCTAAGGACGCGATCAACTTCCTGAACAATAGGCAGGAGTTTTGGAGACAGCAGAAACCATGCACCAGCTTGAATGCGAAGAAAATTAACGGTGCAAACGGTATGCTTCCGCGCTGGTTGTAA
- the LOC120955157 gene encoding uncharacterized protein LOC120955157 isoform X1, which translates to MKMSNAHSKLVMTTSHPSLDHHHNTPLVQKTAASSGSCFDKPSSIAVSCSGGGGKTSKNRCSLLIWSIDPALQQHRRFTLCAPKVHTMVNARTVATQEISRSIQLFTDKPRNVEKDQQTLRLKQQCDRPAVLIISWLNARQKHLAKYAQLYIDQGFDVFCTHITPWQLLWPVKGTQLVAAEIVKFLKNNDFKHGLVLHGFSVGGYLWGECLVHIARDLPNYQVVLDRVIGQVWDSAADITEISVGVPKALFPKNPTLQSALKKYMLYHMKAFHEPATSHYIRSSQMFHTNLLRCPALFLISKTDPVGTVEANTRVKDSWEQSGVKTTVKCWDRSPHVGHFMKHRDEYVDVLFHHLRQLNLPSLKQDALLRAKL; encoded by the exons ATGAAAATGTCAAACGCTCACAGCAAACTTGTTATGACAACTTCCCATCCTTCTCtggaccaccaccacaacacccCCTTAGTGCAAAAGACAGCAGCTTCAAGTGGCAGCTGCTTTGATAAGCCTTCTAGCATCGCGGTCAGTTGCTCTGGTGGGGGGGGAAAAACCTCCAAGAACCGGTGCAGTCTTCTAATTTGGTCCATCGACCCAGCGCTACAGCAACACCGTCGTTTTACC CTCTGTGCCCCGAAAGTGCACACGATGGTAAACGCTCGCACGGTGGCGACGCAGGAAATTAGCCGCAGCATTCAACTGTTCACCGACAAGCCGAGAAATGTGGAAAAGGATCAGCAAACCCTAAG GCTGAAGCAACAGTGTGACCGGCCGGCGGTACTGATCATCTCCTGGCTGAATGCGCGCCAGAAGCATCTGGCCAAGTACGCCCAGCTGTACATCGACCAAGGGTTCGACGTGTTCTGCACGCACATCACGCCCTGGCAGCTGCTGTGGCCCGTCAAGGGAACGCAG TTGGTAGCGGCCGAGATTGTCAAGTTTCTCAAAAACAACGACTTCAAGCACGGACTGGTGCTGCACGGCTTTTCCGTCGGCGGGTACCTGTGGGGCGAGTGTTTGGTGCACATTGCGCGCGATCTGCCCAACTACCAGGTGGTGCTGGATCGCGTCATCGGGCAGGTGTGGGACAGTGCGGCCGACATTACGGAGATATCGGTCGGCGTGCCGAAGGCACTGTTCCCCAAGAATCCAACCCTGCAGAGTGCGTTGAAAAAGTACATGCT GTACCACATGAAGGCTTTCCACGAGCCGGCCACATCGCACTACATCCGCTCGAGCCAGATGTTCCACACGAATCTGCTGCGCTGTCCGGCCCTGTTTCTGATTTCGAAAACCGACCCCGTCGGTACGGTGGAGGCCAACACGCGCGTGAAGGACAGCTGGGAGCAGAGCGGCGTGAAG acGACGGTCAAGTGTTGGGATCGTTCGCCGCACGTCGGCCACTTCATGAAGCATCGGGACGAGTACGTCGATGTGCTGTTCCACCATCTGCGGCAGCTGAATCTACCGAGCCTGAAGCAGGATGCGCTACTGCGGGCCAAACTGTAA